The sequence CCAATTGCCGCAACTTTAGGTTCTTCTTCTAAGAATACTTGTTTTCCACCACTTTTTTCAGCAACTTCGCGAATTGCTTTTTGTTCGACAGAAGTAATATTTGTTGGACAACAAATTAAAATACGTGGCCGTGAAAAAAAGGTTTTTAAATTTAACTTTTGGATGAAGAAACGCAGCATTTCTTGAACAATATCAAAATCAGCGATAACCCCATCTTTCATAGGTTTGATTGCTGTAATGTCTCCTGGAGTTCTACCAACCATATCTCTCGCTTCTGCTCCAACAGCTAAAACTTGTCCCGTCTTATTGTTAATAGCGACAACTGCCGGTTCATTAACGACGATTCCTCTTCCTTTAACATGAATTAATACATTGGCTGTACCTAAATCGATACCAACATCTTTTGCCATTTACATTTTAACTCCTTTCGTGGTGTACACCTAATTTTACATCTCATTCTGAATTATAGCATAATTTATGAGAGGCTGAAATGTATATTTTATGACAACGTAGATTTTTTTACGTCAAATAAAAAAACCGCATCAGAAAGATACGGTTTTTAACATTTAAAATTAGAATAATGATGCTAAATTTGTTACATCAATTTTGGAATCATCTACACGTTCTACATCCGCACCAAGCGATTGTAGTTTTCCGTGGAAATTATTGTATCCACGATCAAGATATTTTAATTCCGTTACTTGTGTATAACCATCTGCAACCAAACCAGCAAGAATAAGCGCTGCTGCTGCACGTAAATCTGTTGCTGCAACTTCTGCTCCTTGTAGTTTAGCAGGACCAGAAATAATAACAGAATGTCCTTCAATTTTCATGTCAGCATTCATTCTGCGCATTTCTTCTACGTGCATAAAACGATTTTCAAAAACAGTTTCTGTCATAATGCTTGTACCTTCACTCAGCATTTGAATAACCATCATTTGTGATTGCATATCCGTTGGGAATCCTGGGTGTGGCATTGTTTTAACATCTACAGCTTTTAATTTATCAGGGCCAATTACACGAATTCCGTTCTCTTCTTCGATAATTTGAACGCCCATTTCTTCAAGCTTAGCAATTAACGAACTAATATGTTCAGGCACTGCGTCTTCAATTAAGACATTTCCTCCAGTAATCGCAGCAGCAATCATAAATGTTCCTGCCTCAATACGGTCTGGAATAATAGAATGTTCAGTAGCAGTTAGTTCCTTAACGCCTTCAATACGAATTACTTCTGTTCCCGCACCAATAACTCGCGCACCCATTTGGTTAAGGAAGTTTGCTAAGTCAACAATTTCAGGTTCGCGCGCAACGTTTTCAATGACTGTTGTACCTTCTGCAAGAGTCGCAGCCATCATAATATTTTGTGTCGCACCAACACTTGGGAAATCTAAGTATACTTTAGCACCAACTAATTTTTCGGCAGTTGCTTCAATATAACCATTTTCTATTTTCACTACTGCGCCCATTGCTTCAAAACCTTTTAAATGCAAATCAACGGGTCTAGAACCAATTGCACATCCCCCAGGCAAAGCAACACGTGCTGAACCAGTGCGAGCTAAAAGTGGTCCCATTACAACAATAGAAGCACGCATTTTACGAACGTACTCAAAAGGTGCATCAGAAGTGATTTCTCCTGTTGCGTCAACTGTTACTTCATCATTTACAAAAGAAACATCTGCATTTAGATATTTAAGAACCTCATTAATTGTGAATACATCAGACAAATTTGGGACATTTTTTAATACGCTAGTACCTTTACTCGCAAGTAATGTAGCAGCTATTACCGGTAATACAGCATTTTTGGCACCTTCCATTTTCACAGAACCATTTAACTGTTTTCCACCGCGTACAATAATTTTTTCCAAAAAGAACCCCTCCGCGTTACTAATAACTAAATCATTTATCGAATTTTATTAATCAAAATTTAAATTTAAAACATATCTAAGTAATTCTACCACTTATCACCCTAAAATATCAACTGATTTTAACGTAATATTAAAGTTGTTATAAGCTTCTATTAATTTTCTCCTACTATAATACATTTTTTTAACCAAAAAAGTTAATCAACTGTTTGGAAGCTGCTAAATAATCTAAGAAGAAATTGCTTAATGTATAACCTAATACGATCGAAATAATCACAAATAACAGTCTAGCTTGTGTTACATGATTCTTTTTGATGAATTTCTCATAATTAATAGCTTGCAATGCCCAAAAAGAAATCACTATAAATAGTAAATGGGAAATGATGATGACATATGGTGATTCCATAATAATATTATACATGTATTCGCTCCTCATATTTCGCTACAACTCATTTTAACAAATACTGCTTGGAAAAAACAGTTAATACACTTATGAGTATATAAAAAAACCTCCTGGCACTGAGGCCAGGAAGTAATATGATTATTAATTGTGTTCTTTTGCATGAATTCTGTTGATGGCTCTTTGTAGTGCCAATTGAGCCATTACTTCGTCCACTTTTTGTTCTTTTGCTCGGCTAAGTTCTTCTTCTGCGCGTTGTTTTGCTTTTTCGGCGCGATCAATATCAATATCTTGTTCACGCTCAGCAGTATCCGCGAGAATATTAACTTCTTCACCGTTTACTTCCATAAAGCCACCGCCTACAGCGACCCATTCCTCACCAGACTCTACTTTTAAACGAACGATGTCGATTTTAAGTGGAGCAACTAGCGGAACATGGCCAGGTAAAATACCGAGTTCACCTGCTTTTGTTCTAGCAATAACCATTTGAGCAACGCCTTCATAAACAGGGCCGTCTGGAGTAACAATACTAACATTTAATGAACCCATACGTATTTCCTCCTGTTTTTATCAGACTTCAACGCCCATGTCTTTTGCTTTTTCAAGAACATCCTCAATGCGTCCAACTGAGCGGAATGCATCTTCAGGAATATGGTCGTATTTTCCGGCTAATAAGTCTTTGAATCCTTTAACTGTTTCTTTAACAGGAACATAAGAACCTTTTTGGCCTGTAAATTGTTCTGCAACGTGGAAATTTTGTGATAAGAAGAATTGTACACGACGCGCACGGGAAACGGATTGTTTATCTTCGTCAGATAACTCATCCATACCTAAGATTGCGATGATATCTTGTAATTCTTTATATCTTTGTAATAAACGTTGTACTTCCGTCGCTACTGCATAGTGTTCTTCTCCAACGATATCAGGAGAAAGCGCACGTGATGTAGAAGCAAGTGGATCTACCGCTGGATAAATACCTTGTTCCGTTAATTTACGTTCCAAGTTAGTTGTTGCATCTAGATGGGCGAAAGTTGTAGCCGGAGCCGGGTCAGTATAGTCATCGGCTGGTACATAAATCGCTTGGATAGAAGTAACAGATCCAACGTTAGTAGATGTAATACGTTCTTGTAATTGACCCATTTCAGTAGCTAGGGTTGGTTGGTAACCTACCGCAGATGGCATACGACCTAATAAAGCCGAAACCTCTGAACCAGCTTGTGTGAAACGGAAAATGTTATCAATGAATAAAAGTACGTCTTGATGTTCTTCATCACGGAAATATTCAGCAATTGTTAGACCAGTTAAGGCAACACGCATACGCGCACCTGGTGGCTCGTTCATTTGACCGAATACCATCGCTGTTTTTTCAATAACGCCTGAATCTTTCATTTCAAAGTAAAGGTCGTTACCTTCACGAGTACGTTCTCCAACGCCCGCGAACACAGAAATACCACCATGTTCTTGTGCGATATTATGGATAAGCTCTTGAATTAGAACGGTTTTACCAACACCGGCACCACCGAACAATCCGATTTTACCACCTTTTAGGTATGGCGCTAACAAGTCAACTACTTTAATTCCTGTTTCAAGAATTTCCGTTGTTGTTGCTAATTGATCAAAAGTTGGAGCTTCACGGTGAATTTTATTGCGTTTAATATCGCTTGGAAGTGGTTCGTCCAAATCGATGGTGTTTCCTAATACATTAAATACACGACCAAGAGTTACTGTACCTACAGGAACTGTAATTGGGCTCCCAGTATCAATAACCTCCATACCTCTTTGAACACCATCTGTTGATGCCATTGCGATTGTACGTACAACATCATCACCTAATTGGATGGCTACTTCTAAAGTAAGTTGGCTAGTTGGTGCTTCTTCTGCATCAGATTTATATTCAATAACTAGGGCATTGTAGATTTCAGGTAAGTTTCCACCTTCAAATTTAACGTCTACAACTGGACCCATAACTTGGATTACTTGTCCTTTAGACATGCAATTATTCCTCCTCACTTACCTTCCCCTTTATAGGGACGTTACAAGAAACGCCGACTTCTATTCGAGCGCGGCTGCTCCTCCGACGATTTCGGTAATTTCTTGCGTGATCGCAGCTTGGCGAGCACGGTTATATTGTAGTGATAAGTCACTGATTAAATCGGATGCATTGTCTGTCGCGCTTCTCATGGCAGTCATACGAGCAGCATGTTCAGCGGCTTTGGCATCCAGAAGTGCTCCGAAAATTAGGCTTTCCACATATTGCGGCAATAATACTTCCAGGATTTCTTGTTCGGAAGGTTCGAATTCGTATGTAGTTAAATCTACATCTGTTTCGTTACCTTTTTCGTGAAATTCTGTCAGTGGCAATAATTGCTCTTTTCTCAGTTCACTAGAAATAGAATTAATATGGTGATTATAATAAATGAAAACCTCGTCATAAACACCATCTTCAAACATTTGAACTGTGTTACTAGCAATATCTTTAATTTCCGCAAATACTGGGTGATCTGTAATGCCTTGTACTTCTAAAACCACGTTCATTTGGCGTGCTTTGAAGAAGTCACGAGCAGATCTACCTACAGTGATTATTGCATATTCATCACTTGACGTATGCTTTTTATTAATTTCTTGAAATACTTCTTTGATTACGGAACTGTTATAAGAACCAGCAAGTCCAGTATCAGAAGTAAGTACGATATAACCAGTACGATGAACAGGTCTAGATACAAGCATTGGATGGTCGCTACTATTACCAGTGCTAGCAACATGTGTTACTACGTCTTTGATTTTAGAAACATACGGCCCGTATGAACGAGCGTTTGATTCTGCACGACCTAGTTTTGCTGCTGATACCATTTGCATTGCTTTTGTAATTTGACTTGTTTTACGTGTAGAGGTTATTCGTTGTTTAATATCAATTAAAGATGCCAAAGATTTTCACCACCTTTGAGTTTATTCCGAGTCTAAATTATTTTTCTTCAGAAGGAACAAATGTATTTTTAAATTCTTTTAATGCTGCTTCAAGTTTCGCTTCGTCAGGAAGTTTTTTCGTTGTGCGAATTTCTTCCAAAAGCTCTGGATGATTATGATCAAACCATGTATTCATTTCGGACTCAAAACGCAGTACATCATGAACTGGTACATCATCCAGATATTTATGAACAAGTGCATAAAGAATCAATACTTGTTTTTCAACTTTCAAAGGTTTGTGCAAATCTTGTTTTAGAACTTCTACTGTACGTTTACCACGTTCTAGTTTCGCACGAGTAGCGGCGTCTAGGTCAGAACCGAATTGTGAGAAGGATTCTAGCTCACGGTAAGCGGCAAGGTCTAGACGAAGTGTTCCGGCAACAGTTTTCATTGCTTTAATTTGCGCTGATCCACCTACACGGGATACAGAAAGTCCGGCGTTGATCGCTGGACGTACTCCGGAGAAGAATAAATCAGATTGCAAGAAGATTTGTCCATCAGTAATTGAGATAACGTTTGTAGGAATATAAGCGGAAATGTCTCCGGCTTGTGTTTCTACGAATGGAAGAGCCGTAATGGATCCGCCACCTAAGCTATCATTTAATTTTGCAGCACGTTCAAGCAAACGGGAGTGCAAGTAGAAAACATCCCCTGGATATGCTTCACGACCTGGAGGACGACGAAGTAATAGAGACAGCTCACGATAAGCAGCTGCTTGTTTGGATAAGTCATCATATACAACTAAAACGTGCTTACCGCTGTACATGAATTCTTCAGCCATAGCAACACCAGCATAAGGTGCCAAATAAAGAAGTGGCGCTGGTTGAGATGCTGCTGCAGTTACGACGATTGTGTAATCTAATGCGCCATGATGACGTAATGTTTCTACGGCATTACGTACTGTAGATTCTTTTTGACCGATAGCAACATAAATACAAATCATGTCTTGATCAGCTTGGTTTAGAATAGTATCAATTGCTACAGATGTTTTACCAGTTTGGCGGTCACCAATGATTAACTCACGTTGACCACGACCAATAGGAACAAGTGCATCAATCGCTTTAATACCTGTTTGTAATGGTTCATTTACCGATTGACGTTGCATAACACCAGGTGCTACTGCTTCAATCGGACGAGTTCCAGTTGTTTCAATTGGGCCTAAACCATCAACTGGTTGACCTAATGAGTTAACTACACGTCCAATAAGCGCTTCGCCAACAGGAACTTCCATGATTTTACCGGTACGACGAACTTCATCGCCTTCACGGATTTCAGTGTAAGGACCTAGAATAATGATACCAACATCATTTGTTTCTAAGTTTTGGGCCATACCCATTACACCATTTGAGAACTCTAACAATTCACCAGCCATTGCATTATCGAGTCCATGAGCACGCGCAATACCGTCACCAATGTAGGTAACCGTACCAACATCACTCACTTTTAGTTCAGATTGATAATTTTCAATCTGCTGTTTTATGATTGAGCTGATCTCTTCAGCCTTAATGCTCATTGATTTCACCCCTCGTTAAACGGAAACTAGGCTTTTTTAATTTGCCGTTCCATGTCCTTTAATTTCGTTTTTAGACTGTCATCATATATACGGGTTCCAATAACCACTTTGACTCCACCAAGAAGGGATTTATCAATGTGATTTTGAATGTTTAATTTTGTTTTGTTCATTTTCGCAGCAAATACTCTCGAGAGCGCCGTAAGTTCTTGTTCGGAAAGTGGAACAACAGAATAAACATCTGCATCCGCAACTCCATTCAAGTCGTTTACGCGTTTTTGGTAAACGTCCGCAATAACAGAAAGGTAATCTTCTCTGCTACGGTCGATTAAAAGATAAATAAAATCTCTTAATGTCGGATTGATTTTTTCAAAAACAGCGCTGGCAAGATTTTTCTTTTGCTCGGTCGTGAAAGTAGGATTTTCAAGTAGTTTTACAAAATCTTTATTTGCATTTAATGCGGCTTTTAATTCAGTTAATTCTTCTGAAAAAATGTCGACTAAATCTTTATCTTGGGCTACTTGAAAAAGCGCATTGGCATAGCGACCTGCAACTTCCAAATCTTTACTCATTTGTCATCCCCTAGCCTTTCGATATAATCTTGGATAAGGTTAGATTGTTCTTTTTCATCCAGATTTTTTTCGATGACTTTCGATGCAATAAGAACAGATAAGGAACCGACTTGTTCGCGAAGAGCAGAAATAGCATCTTCTTTTTCACGTGCAATATCGGCTTTTGCTTCTTCTTTTATACGTTCTGATTCACGTCTAGCAGTTTTGACAATTTCTTCGCGTTCTTTTTCACCAAGCTGTTTTGCATTTTCAATCATTGTTTGAGATTCCACGCGAGCTTGTTGTAAAACACTTTTTTGTTCAGCAAGTAATTGTTCTGCTTGAGCACGACTTTCTTCTGCCGCGTCAATTTCAGAACCAATATGCTCTTCACGCTCTTTCATAACTCCCATAAGAGGTTTCCAAGCATAAATTCGGATTAAAACTAGCAAAATTGCGAAAGCAAAAAGTGTGAAGAATGCATCACCAAACGTAAATGCGGAACCAATTACTAAATGTGGTTGTAACACGCCAGTTTCACTCCTTTCTATACATTCGCTTGAATTATTCGTTCAAAACGAAAGAGATGAGGTTTTATTCCCTCAAGTTCCTTCAAATTATTTATTAAGAACCATGAACGCAATAACTACAGCGATGATAGGAAGGGCCTCAACAAGACCGATACCAATGAACATGATTGTTTGTAGCATAGAACGCGCTTCTGGTTGACGCGCAACACCCTCGACAGTTTTTGATACGATAAGACCATTACCAATACCCGCACCTAATGCACCTAATCCAACAGCAATAGCAGCTGCAATAACACCTAAAGACATATAATTATCCTCCTAATTTTTCTTAAAATTATTTTTTATTACTTTTATAAATGACTTAATTGAAAGTTAGTTTAATGTTCGTCACTGACCTTATGCGACATGTAAACCATTGTCAACATAGTGAAAATGTACGCTTGAATTGCCCCAATGAAAATTGAGAATCCTTGCCATAATATCGCAGGAATTATCGCTAGCACACCTACAAATATATTCATATGAGCAAGTTGTGTCGCAATAATGGTTAACAAAACTTCACCGGCAAAAATATTACCGTAAAGACGTAAACCAAGCGTTAAAGTATTAGCAAACTCTTCTACTAATTTAAGTGGGAATAAAAATTTCATTGGACTAAAGTAAGTACCAACAAAGTAGTGCTTAAAACCACGCATTTTAATACCATAGTAATGCGTCAAGCCAAGAACCATTATCGCAAGTGTTAATGTGACAATTGGATCCGCTGTAGGTGAACGCCACCACACTTCATCGTTAATCGCGATTTGAAATGGTAGCCCTAGCATATTAGCTACGAAGATAAACATTAGTAGCGTAATACCAAGTACGTGGAATCTACCACCGGTTTTCCAGTCCATATTACTATTAATAATACCTCTGACAAAATCCATAATCCATTCAATGAAGTTCTGCTTTCCGGTAGGACGGCGTTGCAGATTTCTGGTACAGATAATGGCTATTAGAAGAACGATGACACAGGTCACAGTAATCATCAAAATATTAGATAGATTAAAGTCGATCCCTAATAGGCTTATCGTTGGAAATTCCTCTTCCAATTAGGTTCACCCCTCTCTTTTTAAAAACTTTTTTCTGCGGTACATGGAATACGCAAAAAAATCTAGAAAAATAATTGCATATGCAAGCCCAAGTCCGATTACCATGCTATAAACATGAAAATATTCCGGCAGTTGCGTCGCTATAATAGTAGCAAATAACACGCTTCCCATCCTAAATGGCATTCCCATACCATAAAAAGAACGATTTTCAGCCAAAGCCCTAGTCATTGCTTGTGTTCGTCTCATTAACAACCAGTAGTTGAACCAGCCGACGATTAAACCCAACTTAAGTCCCAAGAAAATATGTATATACGGGGTTAAAAACCATCCACAAAGACAAATAGCAATAAAAAGAACCATATACTTTTGATGACGATGATACATGCCAATTAGCGATTCTAACATTCGGGGCGCAATCCTTTCTTTTTCAAAAGATTTTTCTTTCCAGATGACCATTTTGAAATCTCAGGGAGTAAATTCAGTTTGTGAAAACAAGCACATTTCTCCCAATTCATCCCAATCCCAAACACACATGAAAGCCTTATCAGCGTGTCAGTTCTTAGCATACAACAGCCAAAAGAGAAAAGTCAATACACTTTCACAAATTGTGTGTACATCTACTACTAATAGTACCACAATCGGGCCCATCCATAAAAGAATAGCCTATTATTTCTGAGATTTTTTTGATTTCAAAATCTATCTGTTTCCTAGATTGCCACGCCAGAATTATTTTTGTCCATTTAACAGCAACCAACACCTCCGTAATCATTGGAAAACTCGTCTTCCGTTCGTGTGATATTTCACAAAAAAGGTGACGAAAACTCTCTTTCGCACAAATAAAAAAACTTCTACCACTATTGGTAAAAGAATTCGATACGATTATTCGCAAATTTTGCGACCGAAAGTTCTTTTCCCAAGAAAAAGAACGGAAAAAACAGCCGGACTCACTTATCATGAGTTGCATTTTGGTATAGAGTGCCCGTATAAATTCCAATTCAGTCAACGCAAACCTAGCGTCGGCGGGATTGTAGTGAATACTGAGCGCAGTCTTCTATCCCTATGCTAAAAACAAGCTATTTTTTGGGCTCTTATATTAATAACATTGACCATCTTATCACATGTAACATAAAAGAACTAGTGAAAATCGAGCGTGTAACACATCTGTAACAATAAGGCGCTTTCATTATAAAAAAAGAAGAAAACTAGACTCTAACGCCTAGTTTCCCGCTATGTTTTACACGACAAAATCTTCTGGTCGACCCGTTTTTTCAAACTGACTTTTGATTGCTGCTAAAATTCTGTTCGAAGCGAAACCATCACCATATGGATTAGCAGCTTGCGCCATTTTATCGTGGCTTTCTTTATTATCAAGTAAATCTAACGCTTCTTTTATCAAATTTTCTTTATTCGTTCCAATTAGTTTCAACGTCCCTGCTTCGATTCCTTCTGGGCGCTCCGTCGTATCACGTAAAACTAAAACTGGCACGCCCATGCCTGGTGCTTCTTCTTGAACGCCACCTGAATCAGTAAATACAAGATAAGATTTACGCAAGAAATTATGAAAATCAATCGCATCTAACGGTTCGATTAAATGAATTCGTTCGTGTCCACCTAAAATGCTCATTGCTTTTTCCCTAACAGCTGGATTCAAATGCATCGGGTACACAAGTTCAACGTCCTCACGACTTTCCACGATTTCTCGAACCGCTTCAAACATCCCTTGCATCGGTTCGCCTAAATTTTCTCTGCGGTGAGCCGTCATAAGTATTAAACGATGGTCGCCAAGATTTTCCAGAATTGGATGGTGGTAATCTTTTTGCACAGTCGTCTTAAGAGCATCAATTGCTGTATTCCCAGTCACAAAAATAGTAGCCGGATCTTTTCCTTCCGCAAGCAAATTTTCTTTCGCTTGTTTGGTCGGGGAAAAGTGCATATCCGCCATAACACCTGTCAACTGACGATTCATCTCTTCTGGAAATGGCGAATATTTATTCCACGTTCTAAGTCCAGCTTCGACATGTCCGAGCATTTTTTGTTGATAAAAGGTAGCGAGTCCTGCCGCAAAACTAGTCGTTGTATCCCCATGAACTAAAACGATATCAGGATTTTCGGCAGCAATAACTTCATTAATCCCATTCATTACACGTGAAGTTATATCGGCTAAGGTTTGGCCTTTTTTCATAATATCTAAGTCAATATCTGGTTTAATATCAAAAATCTCTAAGACTTGATCAAGCATTTCACGGTGTTGAGCTGTAATCACTACTGTCGACTCAAATGTTTCTGGTTCTTTTTCTAGTGCTAAAACGAGCGGTGCCATTTTTATTGCCTCTGGTCTTGTCCCAAAGATACTCATTACTTTGATTTTAGCCAATTTCGAGCCTCCTTATAAAAAAACTCCTCAGAAATAGTTCGACAAAAAATTTCCCAGCCTGTTAAAAAGCAGTACTGTTTATCATTCCTTATCTCACTATACCGAGGAGATTATTAATTATTTAGTTCCGAATAATCTATCGCCAGCATCTCCTAAGCCTGGACGGATATAACCATTTTCGTCTAACTTCTCGTCTAAACCTGCTACATAGATTTCTACGTCTGGATGTGCGTCTTGAAGCGCTTTAACGCCTTCAGGAGCTGCTACTAGACACATGAATTTCATGTTGCGAGCGCCGCGTTTTTTCAAGCAATCGATAGCCATAATTGCAGATCCGCCAGTTGCAAGCATTGGGTCTACAACGATGAAAAGACGTTCTTCCACGTCAGAAGGTAGTTTTACAAAATATTCTACTGGCTCTAGTGTATCATGGTCGCGATAAAGACCTACATGTCCTACTTTTGCTGCAGGAATAAGTTTTAAAATACCATCTTGCATACCAAGACCAGCTCTTAAAATAGGAACAATCCCTAATTTTTTACCAGTAAGTGTTTTAGCAGTTGTTGTTTGTAGTGGTGTTTCTACTTGAATGTCTTCGAGTTCCATATCACGTGTAATTTCGTACGCCATTAATGTAGCGACTTCATCTACAAGTTCGCGGAATGCTTTTGTTCCCGTATTTTTATCTCGAATGATTGTTAATTTGTGTTGTACTAGTGGGTGATTAATTACGTGTACATTTGCCATCGATTAGTTCGCTCCTTTGATATTGAAAATTTCCTTCTC comes from Listeria monocytogenes and encodes:
- the murA gene encoding UDP-N-acetylglucosamine 1-carboxyvinyltransferase, encoding MEKIIVRGGKQLNGSVKMEGAKNAVLPVIAATLLASKGTSVLKNVPNLSDVFTINEVLKYLNADVSFVNDEVTVDATGEITSDAPFEYVRKMRASIVVMGPLLARTGSARVALPGGCAIGSRPVDLHLKGFEAMGAVVKIENGYIEATAEKLVGAKVYLDFPSVGATQNIMMAATLAEGTTVIENVAREPEIVDLANFLNQMGARVIGAGTEVIRIEGVKELTATEHSIIPDRIEAGTFMIAAAITGGNVLIEDAVPEHISSLIAKLEEMGVQIIEEENGIRVIGPDKLKAVDVKTMPHPGFPTDMQSQMMVIQMLSEGTSIMTETVFENRFMHVEEMRRMNADMKIEGHSVIISGPAKLQGAEVAATDLRAAAALILAGLVADGYTQVTELKYLDRGYNNFHGKLQSLGADVERVDDSKIDVTNLASLF
- a CDS encoding DUF1146 family protein; translation: MYNIIMESPYVIIISHLLFIVISFWALQAINYEKFIKKNHVTQARLLFVIISIVLGYTLSNFFLDYLAASKQLINFFG
- a CDS encoding F0F1 ATP synthase subunit epsilon; its protein translation is MGSLNVSIVTPDGPVYEGVAQMVIARTKAGELGILPGHVPLVAPLKIDIVRLKVESGEEWVAVGGGFMEVNGEEVNILADTAEREQDIDIDRAEKAKQRAEEELSRAKEQKVDEVMAQLALQRAINRIHAKEHN
- the atpD gene encoding F0F1 ATP synthase subunit beta produces the protein MSKGQVIQVMGPVVDVKFEGGNLPEIYNALVIEYKSDAEEAPTSQLTLEVAIQLGDDVVRTIAMASTDGVQRGMEVIDTGSPITVPVGTVTLGRVFNVLGNTIDLDEPLPSDIKRNKIHREAPTFDQLATTTEILETGIKVVDLLAPYLKGGKIGLFGGAGVGKTVLIQELIHNIAQEHGGISVFAGVGERTREGNDLYFEMKDSGVIEKTAMVFGQMNEPPGARMRVALTGLTIAEYFRDEEHQDVLLFIDNIFRFTQAGSEVSALLGRMPSAVGYQPTLATEMGQLQERITSTNVGSVTSIQAIYVPADDYTDPAPATTFAHLDATTNLERKLTEQGIYPAVDPLASTSRALSPDIVGEEHYAVATEVQRLLQRYKELQDIIAILGMDELSDEDKQSVSRARRVQFFLSQNFHVAEQFTGQKGSYVPVKETVKGFKDLLAGKYDHIPEDAFRSVGRIEDVLEKAKDMGVEV
- a CDS encoding F0F1 ATP synthase subunit gamma — translated: MASLIDIKQRITSTRKTSQITKAMQMVSAAKLGRAESNARSYGPYVSKIKDVVTHVASTGNSSDHPMLVSRPVHRTGYIVLTSDTGLAGSYNSSVIKEVFQEINKKHTSSDEYAIITVGRSARDFFKARQMNVVLEVQGITDHPVFAEIKDIASNTVQMFEDGVYDEVFIYYNHHINSISSELRKEQLLPLTEFHEKGNETDVDLTTYEFEPSEQEILEVLLPQYVESLIFGALLDAKAAEHAARMTAMRSATDNASDLISDLSLQYNRARQAAITQEITEIVGGAAALE
- the atpA gene encoding F0F1 ATP synthase subunit alpha — encoded protein: MSIKAEEISSIIKQQIENYQSELKVSDVGTVTYIGDGIARAHGLDNAMAGELLEFSNGVMGMAQNLETNDVGIIILGPYTEIREGDEVRRTGKIMEVPVGEALIGRVVNSLGQPVDGLGPIETTGTRPIEAVAPGVMQRQSVNEPLQTGIKAIDALVPIGRGQRELIIGDRQTGKTSVAIDTILNQADQDMICIYVAIGQKESTVRNAVETLRHHGALDYTIVVTAAASQPAPLLYLAPYAGVAMAEEFMYSGKHVLVVYDDLSKQAAAYRELSLLLRRPPGREAYPGDVFYLHSRLLERAAKLNDSLGGGSITALPFVETQAGDISAYIPTNVISITDGQIFLQSDLFFSGVRPAINAGLSVSRVGGSAQIKAMKTVAGTLRLDLAAYRELESFSQFGSDLDAATRAKLERGKRTVEVLKQDLHKPLKVEKQVLILYALVHKYLDDVPVHDVLRFESEMNTWFDHNHPELLEEIRTTKKLPDEAKLEAALKEFKNTFVPSEEK
- a CDS encoding F0F1 ATP synthase subunit delta, whose amino-acid sequence is MSKDLEVAGRYANALFQVAQDKDLVDIFSEELTELKAALNANKDFVKLLENPTFTTEQKKNLASAVFEKINPTLRDFIYLLIDRSREDYLSVIADVYQKRVNDLNGVADADVYSVVPLSEQELTALSRVFAAKMNKTKLNIQNHIDKSLLGGVKVVIGTRIYDDSLKTKLKDMERQIKKA
- the atpF gene encoding F0F1 ATP synthase subunit B; translation: MLQPHLVIGSAFTFGDAFFTLFAFAILLVLIRIYAWKPLMGVMKEREEHIGSEIDAAEESRAQAEQLLAEQKSVLQQARVESQTMIENAKQLGEKEREEIVKTARRESERIKEEAKADIAREKEDAISALREQVGSLSVLIASKVIEKNLDEKEQSNLIQDYIERLGDDK
- the atpE gene encoding F0F1 ATP synthase subunit C, encoding MSLGVIAAAIAVGLGALGAGIGNGLIVSKTVEGVARQPEARSMLQTIMFIGIGLVEALPIIAVVIAFMVLNK
- the atpB gene encoding F0F1 ATP synthase subunit A; translation: MEEEFPTISLLGIDFNLSNILMITVTCVIVLLIAIICTRNLQRRPTGKQNFIEWIMDFVRGIINSNMDWKTGGRFHVLGITLLMFIFVANMLGLPFQIAINDEVWWRSPTADPIVTLTLAIMVLGLTHYYGIKMRGFKHYFVGTYFSPMKFLFPLKLVEEFANTLTLGLRLYGNIFAGEVLLTIIATQLAHMNIFVGVLAIIPAILWQGFSIFIGAIQAYIFTMLTMVYMSHKVSDEH
- a CDS encoding ATP synthase subunit I → MLESLIGMYHRHQKYMVLFIAICLCGWFLTPYIHIFLGLKLGLIVGWFNYWLLMRRTQAMTRALAENRSFYGMGMPFRMGSVLFATIIATQLPEYFHVYSMVIGLGLAYAIIFLDFFAYSMYRRKKFLKREG
- the wecB gene encoding non-hydrolyzing UDP-N-acetylglucosamine 2-epimerase; its protein translation is MAKIKVMSIFGTRPEAIKMAPLVLALEKEPETFESTVVITAQHREMLDQVLEIFDIKPDIDLDIMKKGQTLADITSRVMNGINEVIAAENPDIVLVHGDTTTSFAAGLATFYQQKMLGHVEAGLRTWNKYSPFPEEMNRQLTGVMADMHFSPTKQAKENLLAEGKDPATIFVTGNTAIDALKTTVQKDYHHPILENLGDHRLILMTAHRRENLGEPMQGMFEAVREIVESREDVELVYPMHLNPAVREKAMSILGGHERIHLIEPLDAIDFHNFLRKSYLVFTDSGGVQEEAPGMGVPVLVLRDTTERPEGIEAGTLKLIGTNKENLIKEALDLLDNKESHDKMAQAANPYGDGFASNRILAAIKSQFEKTGRPEDFVV